A stretch of Phaeodactylum tricornutum CCAP 1055/1 chromosome 26, whole genome shotgun sequence DNA encodes these proteins:
- a CDS encoding predicted protein has translation MLSCSRKALPAAAIAASRQQTRTATIITVHNLLYRNTALRRLCANPRAFSTRARSLSSSSAGSSLDKSREDRVLVVGSGVAGSAAALIAAELHNLPVTMLFAGDVPTDCNSYWAQGGIIYRNYDPLAGDSAASLAADIHRAGAGLCDDAAVQKVATQGPSRVRQLLLNDLDNNQRNATSRFANVPFDQTAEGTLSLCLEASHAAPRILHKADHTGAIISQHLAQAVANHPNITLQPNTIVTDLVRDPHGEMCVGVETLQTVGANAIAPVARTELAYRGVVLASGGLAGIYQHSTNPPGFNALGSSVGVAARANVRVQDLEYVQFHPTALYLPDQARFLLTEALRGEGAVLRNADGEAFARRYHDDGELAPRDIVARAVFSEAQNTNDLVYLDITHRDADWVRARFPTIQAHLQNNTSNGSRPLDLATDWLPITPAAHYTCGGVATDLHGRTSLSNLYAAGEAARTGLHGGNRLASTSLLEGLVFGASVADFCGSDEGRELASKAAHRCGPSTESLVRVSQPNSKSSLSDEALAARTLDLLGQVKQTMWDHVGVVRNRTGLKHAVGTLEAIRDEVLTLPLTLRDTAALRDAAFAGHAVAQFAYTNPVSAGAHCVVEAASAVDETGATLDDSDEEDQTAEARF, from the coding sequence ATGTTGAGCTGTTCACGAAAAGCCTTGCCTGCGGCTGCCATCGCTGCGAGCCGCCAACAGACTCGTACCGCAACAATCATTACGGTCCACAACCTACTGTACAGAAACACTGCGCTACGACGACTCTGCGCGAACCCTCGCGCCTTTTCAACTCGGGCTCGGTCCCTCAGTTCATCGTCCGCCGGTAGTTCGCTAGACAAGTCTCGAGAAGACCGTGTTTTGGTGGTTGGTTCGGGTGTGGCGGGATCCGCCGCAGCCTTAATCGCCGCCGAGTTGCACAATCTCCCGGTAACGATGCTCTTTGCTGGCGACGTCCCGACCGATTGCAACTCCTACTGGGCACAAGGCGGCATTATCTACCGGAACTACGATCCCCTGGCGGGAGATTCCGCCGCCAGTCTCGCCGCCGACATTCACCGTGCCGGGGCGGGACTTTGCGACGACGCGGCGGTTCAGAAAGTCGCCACGCAGGGTCCCTCGCGTGTCCGACAATTGTTGCTCAACGATCTCGATAACAACCAACGCAACGCAACTTCGCGGTTCGCCAACGTGCCGTTCGATCAAACCGCCGAAGGAACACTGAGTCTGTGTTTGGAAGCCTCGCACGCGGCACCTCGGATTTTGCACAAGGCTGACCACACTGGAGCAATAATTTCCCAGCACTTGGCACAAGCTGTGGCGAATCATCCAAATATTACGCTGCAACCAAACACGATTGTCACTGATTTGGTGCGGGACCCACACGGAGAAATGTGCGTCGGCGTGGAGACCTTACAGACCGTGGGCGCCAATGCGATAGCCCCAGTGGCTCGGACGGAATTGGCCTACCGGGGGGTGGTATTGGCGTCGGGAGGCCTCGCCGGTATATACCAGCACTCTACTAATCCTCCCGGATTCAACGCACTCGGCAGTAGTGTCGGTGTGGCGGCGCGTGCCAACGTACGCGTACAGGACTTGGAGTACGTACAGTTTCATCCCACCGCCCTCTACTTGCCCGATCAGGCGCGCTTTCTGTTGACGGAAGCACTCCGGGGAGAAGGCGCCGTCCTCCGCAACGCTGACGGTGAAGCCTTTGCCCGCCGGTAtcacgacgacggcgaacTCGCCCCCCGCGATATCGTAGCCCGGGCCGTCTTTTCCGAAGCCCAAAACACCAACGACCTTGTCTACCTTGATATCACCCACCGTGATGCTGATTGGGTACGCGCCCGGTTTCCTACCATCCAGGCTCATTTGCAGAACAACACATCCAACGGCTCTCGACCACTGGATTTGGCCACGGACTGGCTGCCCATTACGCCGGCGGCGCACTATACCTGCGGTGGTGTGGCGACCGACCTACACGGCCGAACGTCACTGAGCAATCTATACGCGGCAGGGGAGGCCGCTCGAACCGGATTGCACGGAGGCAACCGATTGGCCTCGACGTCGCTCTTGGAAGGACTTGTCTTTGGAGCGTCGGTTGCCGATTTTTGCGGCAGCGATGAGGGACGCGAGCTCGCCTCGAAAGCGGCGCACCGCTGTGGTCCCAGTACCGAGAGTCTCGTACGCGTCTCGCAACCAAACAGTAAAAGCTCTCTTAGCGACGAGGCTCTTGCAGCGAGGACTCTAGATTTGTTGGGTCAGGTGAAGCAGACCATGTGGGATCACGTAGGAGTTGTGCGCAATCGTACCGGACTCAAGCATGCTGTTGGTACTTTGGAAGCCATTCGGGACGAAGTTTTGACCTTGCCGCTGACGCTCCGCGACACCGCCGCTCTTCGCGATGCGGCCTTTGCGGGACATGCAGTGGCCCAATTCGCCTATACCAACCCTGTATCAGCGGGAGCGCACTGTGTCGTGGAAGCAGCGTCAGCAGTGGATGAAACTGGAGCGACACTTGACGATAGCGATGAAGAGGACCAAACAGCTGAAGCGCGCTTTTAG
- a CDS encoding predicted protein, translating into MVDVFLIVATVVAIVILLIIASYLLVHYQHPDDHNDAYVPKLIVLLGFVLAGATVLMLPLDVANNEGYAGYDTGLCGGLNMELMWDIVFWMIPIWVFVLIPFATFYYEADDGMLMAGTAYAPNPVRQSRIGQAICYQLFVFVIIGVIFAVTYISLSDSKIPVQEYVGPALGKVNQGFTYSAQRNATDDLLPFDSDGLQPWGDSDTTYLSNVVDNGEQTLVLQVSLSTFYAGLMAWLGWFLFAIFGGIGLAALPLDLYLMFKNRPRHMDAAEFAEAQLSLRERVNEMVDIGELIKIEREQKAQAGLTSAFATFSLNSDTRKAARDENQAVLGFKQAVYLLEQDVEDFQNATVNYKKYNVLIPYIALLLSLCAFIVSIFWFIHVIVYVFPSPPLAPFLNNYFEWFDKWFPLFGVLSVALFVSYLLLAALKGCFKFGIRFLFFHIHPMKVGKTYMSSFMFNIALVLLCALPAVQFSQAAFADYAAFAEIRQIFGVQIQFLQFFSFFWTNNVFIYCFLAFTVLTSIY; encoded by the exons ATGGTGGATGTCTTTTTAATTGTCGCGACCGTGGTCGCCATTGTGATTCTTTTGATCATCGCTTCGTATCTCTTGGTTCACTACCAACATCCCGACGACCACAATGATGCTTACGTACCAAAGCTGATCGTTTTACTCGGCTTTGTCTTGGCTGGAGCGACTGTCCTCATGTTGCCGCTGGATGTCGCTAACAACGAGGGCTACGCCG GCTACGATACGGGATTATGTGGTGGGCTCAATATGGAACTCATGTGGGATATTGTGTTTTGGATGATTCCCATTTGGGTCTTTGTTTTGATCCCTTTCGCTACCTTCTATTACGAGGCCGACGATGGCATGCTCATGGCCGGCACCGCCTACGCACCCAATCCAGTCAGGCAGTCGCGTATTGGCCAAGCCATATGTTATCAACTGTTCGTTTTTGTCATTATCGGTGTCATTTTTGCCGTCACTTACATTAGTCTGTCGGACTCGAAAATTCCTGTCCAAGAATACGTGGGGCCAGCATTAGGGAAGGTTAATCAAGGGTTCACCTACTCCGCGCAAAGAAACGCAACCGACGATTTGCTTCCTTTCGATTCCGACGGATTGCAACCTTGGGGAGACTCGGATACCACCTACCTATCAAACGTCGTGGACAACGGCGAGCAGACCCTGGTATTGCAGGTGTCCTTGAGTACCTTTTATGCTGGACTCATGGCGTGGTTGGGCTGGTTCCTGTTTGCCATTTTTGGAGGTATCGGCTTGGCGGCACTTCCATTGGACTTGTACTTGATGTTCAAAAATCGACCGCGGCATATGGATGCGGCAGAATTTGCCGAAGCCCAATTGTCCCTGCGGGAACGGGTCAACGAAATGGTAGACATTGGCGAACTTATCAAGATTGAACGGGAACAAAAGGCGCAGGCCGGGCTAACGTCGGCGTTTGCCACCTTCTCGCTAAATTCGGATACACGGAAGGCAGCACGCGATGAAAATCAAGCTGTTCTGGGTTTCAAACAGGCTGTCTACCTTTTGGAACAGGATGTGGAGGACTTTCAGAATGCAACCGTGAATTACAAGAAGTACAATGTCCTGATACCCTACATTGCTTTGCTGCTGAGCTTGTGTGCCTTTATTGTCAGTATATTCTGGTTCATTCACGTAATTGTTTACGTCTTCCCCAGTCCACCGTTGGCCCCATTTCTGAACAATTACTTCGAGTGGTTTGACAAGTGGTTTCCGTTATTTGGGGTATTGTCGGTCGCACTCTTTGTTTCGTATTTACTTTTAGCGGCACTTAAAGGCTGCTTCAAATTTGGCATCCGTTTCTTGTTCTTTCACATTCATCCTATGAAAGTCGGCAAAACCTACATGAGTTCCTTTATGTTCAATATTGCCCTGGTCCTATTGTGCGCCTTGCCCGCGGTTCAGTTTTCGCAGGCGGCCTTTGCCGACTACGCAGCCTTTGCAGAAATTCGACAAATCTTTGGCGTACAGATACAGTTTTTGCAATTCTTTTCCTTCTTCTGGACGAACAACGTATTTATTTACTGCTTCTTAGCCTTCACAGTGCTAACGTCCATCTAT
- a CDS encoding predicted protein, translating into MIEPTRDTMVRSPMRQNRSVLVTFLAALVALAGTVVDAQVGVDICACQPSTYEFTLDFASTLPANCDLGEIIGPGLNETTCRITRLNDPNDAGDPDLMPVSVTDIQVLELDQNLLPLVQTPIVGDFRSGDTFRYTSIIANGLGPDPMAVPRGFLMTINGRNSLDEDLQQRWVILYDNDCGIFPILFEGTQLGWTVFSDLGAPPIEVCPLAPAPVTDAPSVAPIMAPPLTPTPTVIAAEVSESPSLSPLTPGTEAPVSAPLTNAPVTRAPVNPPATGAPATSSPVTRAPVSPNPKSSLPSKGGSKGSYGMPESSKGSYGMPESSKGSYGMPESSKGATAGSASSTSQKSQSDEQRNKKRGGIRRF; encoded by the exons ATGATTGAACCAACGCGCGACACTATGGTGCGCTCACCGATGCGTCAAAACCGATCCGTACTCGTTACCTTTCTCGCAGCGCTCGTTGCTTTAGCGGGGACTGTGGTTGATGCGCAGGTAGGCGTAGATATCTGCGCGTGCCAGCCTAGCACCTATGAGTTTACGTTAGACTTTGCATCGACGCTTCCCGCCAACTGCGATCTGGGCGAGATTATTGGTCCGGGTCTCAATGAAACAACCTGCCGGATTACGAGATTGAATGATCCTAATGATGCAGGAGACCCAGACCTTATGCCAGTTTCTGTAACTGATATTCAGGTTCTCGAGCTGGACCAGAATTTACTGCCCCTAGTCCAGACACCAATCGTTGGTGACTTTCGTAGTGGCGATACCTTTCGATACACTTCTATAATCGCCAATGGCCTGGGTCCTGATCCCATGGCTGTTCCTCGTGGTTTTTTGATGACCATAAACGGCCGGAATAGCCTTGACGAGGACTTGCAGCAACGCTGGGTCATTTTGTACGACAACGACTGTGGTATTTTCCCAATTTTGTTTGAGGGTACGCAATTGGGATGGACGGTATTT AGCGACCTTGGAGCCCCGCCTATTGAAGTCTGTCCTTTGGCACCAGCACCAGTCACCGATGCACCCTCGGTCGCTCCCATTATGGCGCCCCCACTTACCCCAACACCAACAGTGATAGCTGCGGAAGTTTCGGAATCCCCATCTTTGTCACCTCTTACTCCAGGTACCGAAGCGCCCGTTTCTGCCCCACTAACAAATGCCCCGGTGACTCGTGCCCCAGTCAATCCACCCGCTACTGGTGCACCGGCAACCTCTTCTCCCGTGACACGAGCTCCTGTATCACCAAACCCCAAGTCATCCTTACCTAGCAAGGGGGGCAGCAAGGGATCATACGGCATGCCGGAAAGTAGCAAGGGATCATACGGTATGCCGGAAAGTAGCAAGGGGTCATACGGCATGCCGGAAAGCAGCAAGGGAGCAACGGCTGGCTCAGCGTCCTCCACGAGTCAGAAATCTCAGAGTGATGAACAGAGAAACAAGAAGCGTGGGGGAATCAGACGCTTCTAA
- a CDS encoding predicted protein, protein MKYIVVTGGVVSGLGKGVTISSMGRLLQASGLRVTAVKIDPYLNVDAGTMSPFEHGEVFVLRDGGESDLDLGNYERFLGIELTSDHNLTTGKVYRKVILAERRGDYLGKTVQVVPHITDTIQDWLEKVAYIPVDGTGKEADICLIEVGGTVGDIESSVFLEALRQFQFRVGHDNFCLCFVSLVPVLSDEQKTKPTQHGVRDLRSLGLSPSIIFCRSTEPLQEPTKQKISNFCHVQAKNVLSVHDVNNVYFVPGLLQEQNLHEILGKELCLDKPLNPDLGSWTTMAHSIELASHTVTIALIGKYTGLQDSYLSVIKPCVMRQSHATYLEDEKEEGYIGSWDKLKASDGVIVPGGFGQRGWEGKILAAKYCRENRKPILGVCLGFQAMVVEYARNVLGIDQADSTEFEESTPEPFVFFMPEIDKETMGGTMRLGARTTKFTHTLADGSMSVSQRLYGGKEMVSERHRHRYEVNPEKVDAVHDGGLRFVGRDETGERMEIAELPQSEHPYYLGCQFHPEFLSRPLKPSPPFYGLILAATGMLEDHLQSVL, encoded by the exons ATGAAGTACATTGTGGTAACAGGTGGCGTCGTGTCGGGCTTGGGCAAGGGCGTGACGATTTCTAGTATGGGTCGTTTGCTCCAGGCCAGCGGTCTCCGAGTTACGGCCGTCAAGATTGACCCCTACCTGAACGTGGATGCCGGGACAATGAGTCCGTTCGAACACGGCGAAGTTTTCGTGCTGCGAGACGGTGGTGAATCTGATCTTGATCTGGGAAACTACGAGCGCTTTTTGGGCATTGAACTCACCAGTGATCACAATTTAACCACGGGCAAGGTCTACCGCAAGGTGATTCTCGCGGAACGCCGTGGTGACTACCTCGGTAAAACAGTGCAAGTGGTGCCGCACATTACCGATACCATTCAAGACTGGCTCGAAAAAGTCGCGTATATTCCTGTCGACGGTACTGGCAAAGAAGCCGACATTTGCTTGATAGAAGTAGGGGGAACGGTCGGTGACATTGAGagttccgtctttttggaagcccTCCGACAATTTCAGTTCCGGGTCGGGCACGACAACTTTTGTCTCTGCTTCGTCTCGCTTGTTCCAGTCTTGAGTGACGAGCAAAAGACCAAGCCGACCCAGCACGGAGTGCGCGATTTGCGCTCACTCGGACTCAGTCCGTCGATTATTTTCTGCCGTTCCACGGAACCCTTGCAAGAGCcaaccaagcaaaagatATCCAATTTTTGCCACGTGCAAGCTAAGAACGTATTGAGTGTGCATGATGTAAACAATGTTTACTTTGTACCGGGGCTACTGCAGGAGCAGAACTTACACGAGATTTTGGGCAAGGAACTTTGCCTCGATAAGCCATTAAATCCAGATTTGGGATCATGGACCACCATGGCGCATTCAATCGAACTAGCATCTCATACGGTGACGATTGCCTTGATCGGGAAATACACTGGGCTGCAGGATTCTTATTTGTCGGTCATAAAGCCTTGCGTCATGCGGCAATCGCATGCAACGTAC CTCGAagacgaaaaggaagaaggATACATTGGGAGTTGGGACAAACTCAAGGCGTCAGACGGTGTCATTGTTCCTGGAGGGTTTGGACAACGTGGCTGGGAAGGCAAAATTTTGGCCGCCAAATACTGCCGTGAGAATAGGAAGCCAATTCTCGGAGTTTGTCTAGGTTTCCAGGCAATGGTCGTAGAGTACGCCAGGAACGTTTTGGGAATTGACCAAGCCGATTCAACAGAATTTGAAGAATCCACACCAGAACCTTTTGTTTTTTTCATGCCCGAGATTGACAAGGAGACTATGGGTGGAACGATGCGACTCGGGGCGCGCACCACCAAGTTTACACACACCCTTGCCGATGGAAGTATGAGTGTTTCGCAACGCCTCTacggaggaaaagaaatggtTTCGGAACGCCACCGACATCGCTACGAAGTCAATCCAGAAAAGGTTGATGCCGTCCACGACGGTGGCTTGCGTTTTGTGGGCCGAGATGAGACGGGCGAGCGAATGGAGATAGCAGAGTTACCGCAATCGGAACATCCTTACTACCTCGGATGCCAGTTCCACCCAGAATTTCTCTCTCGTCCTTTGAAACCGAGTCCTCCATTCTACGGCTTAATCTTGGCAGCCACTGGTATGTTGGAGGACCACCTGCAGTCCGTATTGTAA
- a CDS encoding predicted protein, whose product MAGEKRAPRLHVDGAILGYKRGLRNQHNSVSLIKIKGCDSKEDVDFYLGKKVAFITKAADGAFRVNWGKVCRHHGGNGVVRCRFRRDLPPQSIGGRVRVMLYPSRV is encoded by the coding sequence ATGGCTGGAGAAAAACGAGCCCCTCGCCTTCACGTGGACGGCGCCATTCTCGGTTACAAACGCGGTCTCCGCAACCAGCACAACTCGGTCTCCCTTATCAAGATCAAGGGATGCGACAGTAAGGAGGATGTGGATTTCTATTTGGGTAAAAAGGTAGCCTTTATCACCAAGGCCGCCGATGGTGCCTTTCGCGTCAACTGGGGCAAAGTCTGCCGACACCACGGAGGTAACGGTGTCGTTCGTTGCCGATTTCGACGTGACTTGCCGCCCCAATCCATTGGCGGACGTGTCCGTGTTATGCTTTACCCGAGCCGTGTTTAA
- a CDS encoding predicted protein: protein MVRMSVLADCLKTISNAEKRGRRQVLIRPSSKVVIKFLQKMQEHGYIGEFEIIDDHRANKIVVELNGRLNKCGVISPRFDVKVDEIEKWIVNLLPSRQFGHILISTTYGIMTHEEARRKKTGGKILGFFY, encoded by the exons ATGGTTCGCATGTCCGTTTTGGCAGATTGCCTCAAGACGATTTCCAACGCGGAAAAGCGTGGACGCCGACAGGTTCTGATCCGACCTTCCAGTAAAGTCGTCATTAAgtttttgcaaaaaatgcAAGAGCATG GCTACATTGGAGAATTCGAGATTATTGACGATCACAGAGCCAACAAGATCGTTGTGGAGCTAAACGGACGACTGAACAAGTGCGGTGTCATCTCTCCCCGATTCGACGTCAAGgtggacgaaatcgaaaagtGGATCGTCAATCTTCTGCCGTCTCGTCAATTCGGACACATTCTGATTTCCACCACGTACGGAATCATGACCCACGAAGAAGCACGACGCAAAAAGACGGGAGGCAAAATATTGGGCTTTTTCTACTAG